The Streptomyces sp. NBC_01439 genome contains the following window.
TGACGATCCCGTCCTCGGCCCGCTCCCAGCTGAGCTGCTGGAGGGTACGGATGGTCGTGGCGCCCTCGCGCTTCTTGCAGTACGCGGCGAAGTCGTGCTCGCCGAGCAGCGGGGCGGCGGCCTCGTTCATGGCGTCCACGTCGAGCGGCCACTGGTGCCAGAGCACGTGCCCGCGGCGCAGCGGGTCGACGCCGCCCTGGTGGTCGCCGACGCGGTAGGCGTAGCGCCGCCAGATCGCCGAGAAGCGCGCGTTGAAGCCTTCGGGGGCCTCGGCGACCTTCCACACCCGTACGTCGTGCGGCAGCCGGCCGGCGAGGCGGCGCAGCAGCTTGTCGTGGTGCTCGGCCCAGACCTCCTCGGCGAGGTCGAACTGGGCGACCTGTCCGCGGGCGTGCACGCCCGCGTCCGTGCGCCCGGCCACGGTCAGCTCGACCGGCTCGGACAGTCGCATCACGGTCTGCAGGGCCGACTCCAGCTCGCCCTGGACGGTCCGCAGCACGCGCTGCTTCGCCCAGCCGGAGAAGTCCTTGCCGTCGTAGCTCAGGTCCAACCGCACCCGGACGTGCCCGGGCTCCACCTCGTCACTCACGTGACCGATCCTCTCAGAAGCTCACATATGCAGAACGGGCCCGCCCCGGAAGGGGCGGGCCCGTTCAGAGCCTTGTCAGCGTGATCCCGGGAGGGGATCAGGCCTCCTTGGTCTCCTCGGCGGCGGGAGCCTCGGTGGCCTCCGCCTCCTTCACGGCGCGCTTGGTGGCGGCCTCGGCCTCACCAGTGGCCTGCTGGGCGACCGTCAGGGCCTCGACCAGCTCGATGACGGCCATCGGGGCGTTGTCGCCACGACGGTTGCCGATCTTGGTGATG
Protein-coding sequences here:
- the truA gene encoding tRNA pseudouridine(38-40) synthase TruA, whose translation is MSDEVEPGHVRVRLDLSYDGKDFSGWAKQRVLRTVQGELESALQTVMRLSEPVELTVAGRTDAGVHARGQVAQFDLAEEVWAEHHDKLLRRLAGRLPHDVRVWKVAEAPEGFNARFSAIWRRYAYRVGDHQGGVDPLRRGHVLWHQWPLDVDAMNEAAAPLLGEHDFAAYCKKREGATTIRTLQQLSWERAEDGIVTATVRADAFCHNMVRSLVGALLHVGDGHRPTDWPGKVLAAAVRDSSVHVVKPHGLTLEEVGYPADELLAARSKEARNVRTLPGAGCC